From a region of the Panicum virgatum strain AP13 chromosome 2K, P.virgatum_v5, whole genome shotgun sequence genome:
- the LOC120695588 gene encoding VQ motif-containing protein 22-like, producing the protein MASTASDNPPSSPAAPASAFLDDRPLFLDPATCSFFPATTSLEPLPPAPGSSSAAARKPPRKRPRASRRPPTTVLTTDTSNFRAMVQEFTGIPDPPPFAPHLGPGAGVLFGGRHDPAAAGTRAPFELPMRPSAIKLPGAPHASPPAGSFAHSLFPNSSNPDPAGSTSELYSGFAPALSGAVPRYGGGGFEAAEDERVGHGHGLFSSLLHAGDRYHSH; encoded by the coding sequence ATGGCCTCCACCGCCAGCGACAACCCTCCGTCATCCccggccgcgccggcctccGCTTTCCTAGACGACCGTCCGCTCTTCCTCGACCCGGCCACCTGCTCCTTCTTCCCCGCCACCACCTCGCTAGAGCCCCTGCCGCCTGCCCCGGGCTCATCATCAGCCGCGGCGCGCAAGCCGCCGCGGAAGCGCCCGCGGGCGTCGCGCCGGCCGCCCACCACCGTGCTCACCACCGACACCTCCAACTTCCGCGCCATGGTGCAGGAGTTCACCGGCATCCCCGATCCGCCGCCGTTCGCGCCCCACCTCGGACCCGGCGCCGGCGTGCTCTTCGGCGGCCGCCACGATCCCGCCGCGGCGGGCACGCGCGCGCCCTTCGAGCTGCCGATGCGCCCGTCGGCGATCAAGCTCCCCGGCGCGCCGCACGCCTCGCCTCCCGCCGGTTCATTCGCGCACTCCCTGTTCCCCAACAGCAGCAACCCGGATCCAGCTGGCTCGACCTCTGAATTGTACAGCGGCTTCGCGCCGGCGCTCTCCGGTGCCGTCCCGcgatacggcggcggcggcttcgaggCGGCGGAAGACGAGCGGGTGGGACACGGCCACGGTCTCTTCTCGTCTTTGTTGCACGCCGGGGATAGGTACCACAGCCACTAG